TCCAAAAGACCGGAAAACCTCCTGTACTGGCACTGTTGACATATCCAGACGGAAATTATGGAAACATTCCGGATGCTTCTAAAATAGCTTCAGTATGCCATGAATATGATGTTCCCCTTATTCTCAACGGAGCGTATTCAGTTGGAAGGATGCCTGTTGATGCAGGTAAAATTGGAGCAGACTTTATAGTTGGAAGCGGCCATAAATCAATGGCTTCAGCAGGTCCGATTGGCATTCTTGGCGCCAGTGAAGAATATGCGGATATTGTGTTTAGAAAATCCCCTACACATAAAAAAAAGGAAATTGAAATGCTTGGATGCACTGCAAGGGGAGTTTCTATAATGACCATGCTTGCATCTTTCCCTGCTGTGGTAAAAAGGATCCGTGAATGGAATAGGGAAGTTGAAAATGCCCGATGGTTTTCAGAACAGCTTGGAAATATGGGAATAAGACAGATGGGTGAAATCCCACACAATCATGATCTGATGTTTTTTGAGGCACCTATATTATATGAAATATCGCAGAATGCAAAGGGTGGCCGTTATTTCTTGTATAAAGAACTCAAGGCACGCAAAATCCATGGAATCAAACCAGGACTTACAAAAAATTTCAAGCTGAGTACATACGGTGTAGGTCGTGAAAAACTATCCTCAGTGGTGGACGCTTTTGATGAGATAATTAAAAAGCATGATTGATTTTGCAATAAAATAATTACTTTTTAAATCACTCATTCAATTTGAGTGTGCTGTATTTGTAATGGTGGAGTATCCACACATAAGCTTTATGTTTTTAGATCCCATATATGATATGGGGTGCAGGGTATAAAAGCCGGTGAAAATTTATCCTCCATAGATGAAAGTCTTTCTGGAGATGAGCATACCGTTTCAATTGAAGATCTGCTGGAGAGGCTGGATACTTCAGAATCAGGACT
Above is a genomic segment from Methanosalsum zhilinae DSM 4017 containing:
- the pscS gene encoding O-phospho-L-seryl-tRNA:Cys-tRNA synthase, which gives rise to MELDENSLQKFGYIRRETSGSINIDPLQTGGMLTEAARRALVEWGDGYSVCDFCPGTVDIIKKPPINEFVHKALPSFLGIDEVRVTTGAREAKFAIMNSFRNKGDTVLLDGLAHYSSHLAAQRAGLLIEKVPSSASPEYTIDPEDYGHCIEKIIQKTGKPPVLALLTYPDGNYGNIPDASKIASVCHEYDVPLILNGAYSVGRMPVDAGKIGADFIVGSGHKSMASAGPIGILGASEEYADIVFRKSPTHKKKEIEMLGCTARGVSIMTMLASFPAVVKRIREWNREVENARWFSEQLGNMGIRQMGEIPHNHDLMFFEAPILYEISQNAKGGRYFLYKELKARKIHGIKPGLTKNFKLSTYGVGREKLSSVVDAFDEIIKKHD